The Periplaneta americana isolate PAMFEO1 chromosome 10, P.americana_PAMFEO1_priV1, whole genome shotgun sequence genome includes a window with the following:
- the LOC138707457 gene encoding uncharacterized protein: MESTLRCLLLAGAWMLVLQFDPAFRASATAAISGDSASSAASNRYWNTIAGGKGKVASSSSGVGGSSSSTTGRASSIGVGSQGGALSTSLVGGTGSSTSGWGSAISSNAYGKGSSSSSNYGGAGSSTSGRGKATGVVGAFPGNIGGQGEGSGGYLGNTQDGFGGGGGYIGSGGAGGVGLLESGGSAFGGGAGGGFGGGAGGGFGSGGGGGFGSGGGGSFGSGGGGGFGSGGGGGFGSGGGGGFGSGGGGGFGSGGGGGFGSGGGGFGGGTGGGFGGGAYGGIDQFGGAGGLIRGGSGQYGGGQLGGGGLLGGQFGGSGQVGGGGGFDGLIVGGGGAAGGLEGYEYFGIEKNFINGGGGRGNGFFGGGGGGPGRLCPCY, translated from the coding sequence ATGGAGTCCACACTGCGATGCTTGCTTTTAGCCGGCGCCTGGATGCTCGTCTTGCAATTTGACCCGGCATTCAGAGCTTCAGCCACTGCGGCGATCAGCGGAGATAGCGCGTCTTCAGCAGCCTCCAACAGGTACTGGAACACCATCGCAGGAGGGAAAGGGAAGGTCGCCAGTTCGAGCAGCGGCGTAGGCGGATCCTCAAGCAGCACTACGGGAAGGGCTTCGTCCATCGGTGTCGGCAGCCAAGGCGGCGCTCTCAGCACCAGTTTAGTTGGAGGCACGGGCAGCAGCACCAGCGGGTGGGGCTCAGCCATCAGCTCCAACGCATATGGAAAAGGATCTAGTTCATCCAGCAACTATGGAGGTGCGGGTAGTAGTACCAGCGGACGAGGAAAAGCTACCGGCGTCGTGGGTGCCTTTCCCGGTAATATCGGCGGACAAGGAGAAGGCTCAGGCGGATACTTAGGAAACACCCAGGATGGCTTCGGAGGCGGCGGCGGATACATTGGGAGCGGAGGAGCAGGAGGAGTCGGCCTTCTAGAAAGCGGCGGTAGTGCATTCGGAGGCGGCGCGGGCGGCGGTTTTGGAGGCGGCGCGGGCGGAGGTTTTGGAAGCGGCGGTGGCGGCGGTTTTGGAAGCGGCGGTGGCGGCAGTTTTGGAAGCGGCGGTGGCGGGGGTTTTGGAAGCGGCGGTGGCGGCGGTTTTGGAAGCGGCGGTGGCGGCGGTTTTGGAAGCGGCGGTGGCGGCGGTTTTGGAAGCGGCGGTGGCGGCGGTTTTGGAAGCGGTGGCGGCGGTTTTGGAGGTGGCACAGGCGGAGGTTTTGGAGGCGGCGCTTATGGAGGCATTGACCAATTCGGTGGTGCTGGCGGTCTAATCCGAGGTGGCAGCGGTCAATACGGAGGTGGTCAATTAGGAGGCGGTGGATTATTAGGTGGCCAATTCGGCGGAAGTGGACAAGTCGGAGGAGGTGGTGGGTTTGACGGCCTCATCGTAGGAGGCGGAGGTGCTGCTGGAGGTTTGGAAGGCTACGAGTATTTCGGCATAGAGAAAAACTTCATCAATGGTGGCGGTGGTAGAGGCAACGGTTTCTTTGGCGGGGGAGGTGGTGGACCTGGACGGCTCTGCCCGTGCTACTGA